One window from the genome of Panthera leo isolate Ple1 chromosome D3, P.leo_Ple1_pat1.1, whole genome shotgun sequence encodes:
- the MORN3 gene encoding MORN repeat-containing protein 3 yields the protein MPNSKCLQKSEPLWKEWDQKAQKNGLRHQVNAVNGDCYVGQWKDNMKHGKGTQIWKKKGAIYEGDWKFGKRDGYGTLSNPDQEKGKYRKVYSGWWKNDKKSGYGIQFFGPKEYYEGEWCGDQRSGWGRMYYSNGDIYEGQWLKDKPNGEGMLRLKNGNRYEGYWQRGMKNGSGRFFHLDHGQLFEGFWVDDVAKCGTMIDFGRDEAPEPTQFPIPKIEILDPNGVLEEALAMFKKTEEDED from the exons ATGCCTAACTCCAAGTGCCTGCAAAAGTCGGAGCCCCTGTGGAAGGAGTGGGACCAGAAGGCCCAAAAGAATGGACTGAGGCACCAGGTGAACGCTGTCAATGGTGACTGCTATGTGGGCCAATGGAAGGACAACATGAAACATG GAAAAGGAACACAGatctggaagaaaaaaggagCCATCTATGAGGGAGACTGGAAGTTTGGGAAGCGAGATGGCTATGGCACCCTCAGCAATCCTGACCAAGAGAAGGGAAAGTATAGGAAAGTATACTCTGGCTGgtggaaaaatgataaaaaatcg GGCTATGGGATTCAGTTTTTCGGACCCAAGGAGTATTACGAGGGTGAGTGGTGTGGCGACCAGCGCAGCGGGTGGGGCCGAATGTACTACAGTAACGGCGACATCTACGAGGGCCAGTGGTTGAAGGACAAGCCGAATGGGGAGGGCATGTTGCGCCTGA AGAACGGGAACCGCTACGAGGGCTACTGGCAGAGAGGCATGAAGAATGGGTCGGGCCGTTTCTTCCACCTGGACCACGGTCAGCTGTTTGAAGGCTTCTGGGTGGACGACGTGGCCAAGTGTGGCACAATGATTGACTTTGGCCGTGATGAGGCCCCTGAGCCCACCCAGTTCCCCATTCCTAAG ATCGAAATTCTAGACCCTAATGGTGTGCTGGAGGAAGCCTTGGCCATGTtcaagaagacagaggaagatgAAGATTGA